GGTAAACGACACTGAACTGCTTGAGTTCGCCGGGCTTGGTGTGGCGATGGGCAATTCTCCCGACTCAGTGCGTGAAGCTGCGGACATCGTAACAGCGACCAACGATGAGGACGGAGTGGCAGTGATCATAGAGGACCTGTTCTCGAGGGGTCTCCTCCACGGAGTGGGCCACGCCGCCCATCCGCCTCAGTCACTCACCTAGCTGCTTCCGCAGCTTCCCCAACCGGCCATTCCCCGGTGGGCGCGGCCTCTGCCATGGCTGTGAGCGCGGCGGCGGAAGGCGGGAAGCGTGCCTCGTCGAACATCACATGTTCGAGGAAGACCTCACCGCCTTTCGGCCCGAGTAGCCTTGGGAGGTTTCTGAGAATGAACAGGTACATCATCACCAGGGGCTTGATGTCGCGCCGGTCTATCACATCATCGTAGCAGGAGTCTCTCCGTCGCCACTCTCCGAGATACGCGAGTTTCTGGCCGAAGGTCATATCCGCTCCATGCAGGAATACGTCGACCAGGCATGCCAGATCCAGAAACTGCATGCGCGCCTTGGTCCCAGGCCTCGGCCTGTGAACCGCCCTGACCTCACGACGGAGGAGCATGTCCACGTATGCCCCGAAGAGGTCGCACCCGGCGTTGTACGCAAGAATGATTCCCGGGGCCATCCTGGGGTTGACGTCGATAAGCGTGCACTCTCCAGTTGTCTCATCCAGCATGTAATCGGTGCTCCAGAAGCCTGTCCAGCGGAGAGCGCGCACCAGGGCGCGATCATGTGCTTCAACGACTGAGTTCTCTATTGCGACCTTGTAGGCGCTGGTTCCCCCATCGCGAGGATAGACACGGATCGCGCGGAAGACCACCTGCCCCAGGAGTTCGCCATCTCTTGCCAATNNNNNNNNNNAGCACAGGCCCCCTCACGCGCCTTTGGATCATGGGCAGGTCCTCATCGTCCGCACCCTGCCTGGCAAGGAGGTCTGCATACACCTCGGGCAGCCTCTTTGGGTCGTCCAGCACGGCCTGCCCGTGCGCGTTGCATTTCCTCCGGGGTTTCACGACCACAGGACAGTCCACTGCCTCGAAGATCGCGGGAAGC
The sequence above is a segment of the Bacillota bacterium genome. Coding sequences within it:
- a CDS encoding ATP-grasp domain-containing protein; this translates as LARDGELLGQVVFRAIRVYPRDGGTSAYKVAIENSVVEAHDRALVRALRWTGFWSTDYMLDETTGECTLIDVNPRMAPGIILAYNAGCDLFGAYVDMLLRREVRAVHRPRPGTKARMQFLDLACLVDVFLHGADMTFGQKLAYLGEWRRRDSCYDDVIDRRDIKPLVMMYLFILRNLPRLLGPKGGEVFLEHVMFDEARFPPSAAALTAMAEAAPTGEWPVGEAAEAAR